A single Anopheles maculipalpis chromosome 3RL, idAnoMacuDA_375_x, whole genome shotgun sequence DNA region contains:
- the LOC126561272 gene encoding uncharacterized protein LOC126561272 isoform X5, whose translation MMAGFRHLPPHHQARPGMYHPLAGHGMLYPPQPAHGGPTMNSLQQQQQQQQQQHQHQQQQQAGAQMSSHSHHPQQQQGGQSAGHHQPPIPPPLPSMHTMHPQQSQAHHPAAAHAHPPHPHHMLTRHYLGMHAGHPRLHGLNMTSSMPLNANGEPIKLPDNLESLPRADHFPTQRHRWNTNEEIAAILISFDKHSEWQSKEVKTRPKSGSMLLYSRKKVRYRRDGYCWKKRKDGKTTREDHMKLKVQGTECIYGCYVHSAILPTFHRRCYWLLQNPDIVLVHYLNVPYPDDNKMAVITPNLALWGDKKEWTKEELVSQLKPMFFPTVFSEDEPDTANEIEISTAETVEAIVSQLMEKQRMARQTALVKQLECGCPDANCADGKSCSHPMRRISAAKSVQELGKRTDGHGGGTAPNVLIGSRMYPRWLDNRRMATGRVEQQQQQQQQQQQPQQQHPQHTILDPNGARAITPKTLDSSIHFQVIPTSAQSLTGQNSIRPGNQNPSALVSLSGSNTSSQLTSVSSHITNGIGGSSQGNHLGGHRSAMIITSNQHQQQQQQHHQQQQHPHHHPQQQLPSVHSHAHHGHPHAQQQHTLTMNGNSNSSSSSSSSNSSNTINNNNNTSNTSGSNVGSNQLTAIGHSNSQVTPSNGNGTGTGPDRSNTVNGVPGGARDARDINLNGSNENHISMIGTTGQTNRPSNGHGANQRSGADGICGDSSGSSVMSNGNGNQGGQGTVHHNRISINGNGASVATSTPPLVLSLGQNLRAPGSLLILNGQQQSYVCQSQHQKTNDKDTDGSIKTESSSSAIAKQEMMDASSSPVPSLTHHQTRQSSQPSSSSPSSTTTGGTSEKQSFDSIFGYQEHTPMASPVQSMENSGPAHHHHDNLPFFNETLDLSQEDIQKTLSANMPLGGHVPGHDSTPTDDAMNGEINPMDFIENCGDNHGTVDDDVFVNLDAFDMLVEFPELELDAKNEFLRDGTDDGTDDTATGGGDLAGDSGSELGQYKHHVQNEQQQQQPQPSQPISNSSTITDFSPEWAYPEGGIKVLVTGPWSASSAYTVLFDSFPVPTTLVQDGVLRCYCPAHEVGVVTLQVACDGFVISNAVNFEYKSPPKFETKCEGNGNDMLYKFNLLNRLESIDEKLQIKVEPGELPEDTLLFKQNNFEDRLVNYCETLTAKMWRSVTPGPFIDKHQGMTLLHLAAALGYAKLVRTMLTWKAENSNVILEAEIDALSQDKDGYTPLTLACARGHTETAIILYKWNQNALNVRNHAQKSPVEVAREYGHSELARELERQEKERLHIQQRTPTSASIPTLASISSSTTASSSTISASSASPNTLPTSCSVHSSSASSPAASPAQTSNGPDGSGTTASNAPRGSRYSGTDLLSNLNESNSSSSNSSNSSSGSNSSSTGADCKATDGNNNMHSNSGPDMHSLTTDASGTMHNFLNLNQIFSYGEGLHGTGGDSCSNDNFGLVAAFNPSLSPNALSPYSEMKGSCSSTGSQSGGTHYGLENTNSNPMLSNALSPNSDSNRSHDGVFLRPGAVYSSQSPPGARLSKRSSIDSGINMDNRSVALGRTGKTFRDAGQRTNRMDRSMSLPLASGGGQPSGKNQPGTPSSTTGGDRETDSFSLSLSERTTESPSQLSSNVSLLSPLRKMDFALCEVSATESSPMCEDADSLQEDDCHHQLPDSMDLGQGGTGGNGAGTVPNAVGDSDAKVLTLAEQIIAAMPERIKNESEETMYLGSPLPDSLNEDTSGMGILNDTFMEPLLDSLPSSQFDQEFNFEFSDHNYRYHDVGTPCSSLSPASSGPLQSPASYSIPQDHPVGSPSPPPTTQDFTEFLQSSTGTVRPFEADFSNLKLNDREQRELYEAAKCIQKAYRSYKGRKSRMEEQDKERSAAVVIQNYYRRYKQYAYYRQMTQAALVIQNGYRSYCENKRFKKAQTAQQQQQPVTSSEEDKASAQCLETYYQNFRNEQKQQQSPQQQQQNNQQGGSGSKEPSPSGPLKRTYSQRTQNQAARKIQQFMRQSKNNTWDEQMTNLATERTSRKREAGPPTQGGVPPKLAVSRTARGTAYQRSKVN comes from the exons GAAATTGCGGCCATCCTAATCAGCTTCGATAAACATTCCGAATGGCAGTCGAAGGAAGTCAAAACGAG ACCAAAAAGCGGATCGATGCTGTTATACTCTAGGAAAAAGGTACGCTACCGACGTGATGGATACTGCTGGAAAAAGCGCAAGGATGGCAAAACGACCCGCGAAGACCACATGAAGCTGAAGGTGCAGGGTACCGAATGCATCTACGGTTGCTACGTCCATTCGGCCATCCTGCCAACTTTCCACAGACGCTGCTACTGGCTGCTGCAAAACCCGGACATTGTGCTGGTGCACTATCTGAACGTTCCCTATCCGGACGATAACAAGATGGCAGTCATCACACCGAATCTGGCCCTGTGGGGCGATAAGAAGGAGTGGACAAAGGAAGAGCTGGTCAGCCAGCTAAAGCCAATGT TTTTTCCCACAGTTTTCAGCGAGGACGAACCGGACACGGCGAACGAGATTGAAATCTCGACGGCCGAAACGGTGGAAGCGATCGTCAGCCAGCTGATGGAGAAGCAACGGATGGCACGTCAGACGGCCCTGGTGAAGCAGCTCGAGTGTGGTTGCCCCGATGCGAACTGTGCCGATGGGAAGTCATGTTCACATCCGATGCGCCGCATCAGTGCGGCAAAGAGCGTGCAGGAGTTGGGcaaacggacggacggacatGGTGGTGGTACGGCTCCGAACGTGCTGATCGGTTCTAGG ATGTATCCCCGATGGTTGGATAATCGAAGGATGGCAACAGGGCGAgttgaacagcagcagcaacagcagcagcagcagcaacaaccgcaacagcaacatcccCAGCACACTATCCTCGATCCGAATGGGGCACGCGCCATCACACCGAAGACGCTCGACTCGTCGATACACTTCCAAGTCATTCCTACCTCGGCGCAGAGCCTCACCGGTCAGAATTCAATTAGGCCCGGcaatcaaaacccatccgcTCTGGTTTCGCTGAGCGGCAGTAACACTAGCTCACAATTAACAAGTGTCAGTAGTCACATTACAAACGGCATTGGCGGCAGCTCGCAAGGCAATCATCTCGGAGGACATCGGTCGGCCATGATTATCACAAGcaatcagcatcagcagcaacagcagcaacaccaccaacagcagcaacatccacATCACCATCCCCAGCAACAGCTCCCTAGTGTGCACTCTCATGCACATCATGGGCATCCTCatgcacaacagcaacatacGCTTACGATGAACGGTAACAGTAATtcgtccagcagcagcagtagcagcaacagcagcaacaccatcaacaacaacaacaacaccagtaACACCAGTGGCAGTAATGTCGGTAGCAATCAATTAACCGCCATTGGCCACTCCAACAGTCAAGTGACACCATCGAATGGCAACGGCACCGGAACGGGCCCGGATCGGTCCAACACAGTGAACGGCGTACCTGGGGGAGCTCGCGATGCGCGCGACATCAATCTAAACGGCAGCAACGAGAATCATATATCAATGATCGGAACCACCGGTCAAACCaatcggccatcgaatggacACGGTGCGAATCAGCGGTCCGGTGCGGATGGAATCTGTGGTGATTCGAGTGGGTCGAGCGTGATGTCGAATGGGAATGGAAATCAAGGTGGTCAGGGTACGGTTCATCATAATCGAATTTCGATTAATGGTAACGGTGCATCGGTAGCGACATCGACCCCTCCGTTGGTGCTAAGTTTGGGTCAG AACCTTAGAGCCCCTGGTagtttgttgattttaaaCGGCCAACAACAATCGTACGTGTGCCAATCGCAGCACCAGAAAACGAACGACAAGGACACCGATGGGTCTATCAAAACGGAATCATCCTCCAGTGCGATTGCGAAACAAGAAATGATGGACGCATCATCTTCACCGGTTCCTTCCCTAACGCATCACCAAACAAGACAGTCATCACAGCCTTCGAGTAGTTCACCGTCGTCTACCACAACGGGCGGAACCTCCGAGAAGCAATCGTTCGACAGTATCTTTGGGTATCAGGAACACACCCCGATGGCGAGTCCGGTGCAGAGCATGGAGAACAGTGGTCCAGCTCATCATCACCACGACAATCTGCCATTCTTCAACGAAACGCTCGATCTGTCTCAGGAGGATATTCAGAAAACGCTTAGCGCTAATATGCCACTTGGTGGCCACGTTCCTGGGCACGATAGTACGCCAACGGATGATGCCATGAATGGTGAGATCAATCCGATGGACTTCATCGAGAACTGTGGCGATAACCATGGTACggtggatgatgatgtgttTGTAAATTTGGACGCTTTCGACATGCTGGTGGAGTTCCCGGAGTTGGAGCTGGATGCGAAGAATGAGTTCTTGCGTGATGGTACGGATGACGGTACGGATGATACTGCTACCGGTGGGGGAGATCTCGCGGGTGATAGTGGTAGTGAGCTTGGACAGTACAAACATCACGTACAGaacgagcaacagcagcaacaaccacaaccatcTCAACCGATATCGAACTCGTCCACCATTACGGACTTTAGTCCCGAATGGGCCTATCCGGAGGGTGGCATCAAGGTGCTGGTAACGGGACCGTGGAGTGCCAGCTCCGCCTATACAGTATTATTCGATTCGTTCCCGGTGCCGACAACGCTCGTGCAGGACGGTGTGCTGCGATGCTACTGTCCGGCGCATGAGGTCGGTGTCGTGACGCTGCAGGTCGCCTGTGATGGTTTTGTGATATCCAATGCGGTCAACTTTGAGTACAAATCTCCGCCAAAGTTCGAGACAAAGTGTGAGGGTAACGGTAACGATATGCTGTACAAGTTTAACCTGCTCAATCGGCTCGAATCGATCGACGAGAAGCTTCAGATAAAGGTCGAACCGGGCGAGTTG CCCGAAGATACACTGCTGTTTAAGCAGAacaactttgaggatcggTTGGTAAACTACTGCGAGACACTGACAGCGAAAATGTGGCGTTCCGTCACTCCAGGACCGTTTATTGATAAGCATCAGGGTATGACGCTACTCCATCTGGCAGCGGCTCTCGGCTATGCTAAGTTGGTACGTACGATGCTCACCTGGAAGGCAGAGAACTCGAATGTCATCCTGGAGGCCGAAATCGATGCTCTTAGTCAAGATAAGGACGGTTACACGCCGCTG ACACTTGCCTGCGCTCGAGGACACACCGAGACGGCCATCATACTGTACAAGTGGAACCAGAACGCTCTGAACGTTCGCAACCACGCGCAGAAGAGCCCGGTCGAGGTGGCCCGCGAATATGGTCATAGTGAGCTGGCGCGTGAACTCGAACGGCAGGAAAAGGAACGATTACACATCCAGCAGCGCACACCAACAAGTGCTTCCATCCCGACGCTTGCCTCCATCTCGTCTTCTACGACGGCTTCTTCCAGCACGATCTCCGCTTCCTCCGCTTCGCCAAACACATTGCCAACGAGCTGCTCGGTCCATTCTTCCAGCGCCTCTTCGCCGGCTGCTTCGCCCGCCCAAACGTCCAACGGACCGGATGGGTCCGGCACGACAGCTTCAAACGCCCCGAGGGGCAGTCGATACTCCGGTACCGATCTTCTTAGCAATCTGAACGAAAGcaatagtagcagtagtaacagtagcaacagcagctccgGCAGCAATAGCAGTAGCACCGGCGCCGATTGTAAAGCGACGGACGGTAATAACAATATGCACTCCAACAGCGGACCTGATATGCATTCGCTCACGACCGATGCGTCCGGTACGATGCACAACTTTCTAAACCTGAATCAAATCTTCAGCTACGGAGAGGGTTTGCACGGTACGGGTGGTGATAGCTGTAGCAACGATAATTTTGGCTTGGTGGCGGCTTTTAATCCGTCCCTCTCGCCAAACGCCCTGTCGCCGTACAGTGAGATGAAGGGTTCCTGCTCATCGACCGGTTCGCAGTCTGGTGGGACACACTACGGGCTGGAGAATACCAACTCTAATCCGATGCTCTCGAACGCGCTGTCACCTAATTCGGACAGCAATCGTAGTCACGATGGAGTTTTCTTGCGTCCTGGTGCTGTTTATTCAAG CCAAAGTCCTCCCGGTGCACGGCTTTCCAAGCGTTCGTCAATCGATAGTGGCATCAACATGGACAACCGTTCCGTGGCGCTTGGCCGTACGGGAAAAACGTTCCGTGATGCTGGCCAGCGCACGAACCGTATGGATCGTAGTATGTCACTGCCGCTTGCTTCGGGTGGTGGACAGCCGAGCGGTAAGAATCAACCCGGCACCCCTTCCAGCACGACCGGAGGTGATCGAGAGACGGACAGTTTCTCGCTTTCGCTGAGCGAACGTACGACGGAGTCACCGTCGCAGTTGTCAAGCAATGTATCGCTACTGTCGCCATTGCGTAAAATGGACTTTGCACTGT GTGAGGTTTCGGCTACGGAAAGCAGCCCGATGTGCGAGGATGCTGACTCACTGCAGGAGGACGACTGTCACCATCAGCTGCCGGACAGTATGGATCTGGGTCAGGGTGGCACCGGTGGGAATGGTGCCGGTACTGTGCCGAACGCCGTAG GGGATTCCGATGCGAAGGTGCTAACACTAGCCGAACAGATTATAGCCGCCATGCCCGAGCGTATCAAG AACGAATCGGAAGAAACTATGTACCTTGGTAGTCCGCTGCCAGATTCACTGAACGAGGACACGTCCGGGATGGGTATATTGAACGACACCTTCATGGAGCCGTTGCTCGATTCGCTTCCTTCGTCGCAGTTTGATCAAGAGTTTAACTTTGAGTTTAGCGATCACAACTACCG TTATCATGATGTCGGTACACCCTGCTCTAGTCTCAGTCCGGCCTCGTCTGGTCCGCTACAGTCTCCTGCCAGCTATTCCATACCCCAAGATCATCCCGTCGGATCGCCAAGTCCGCCACCAACGACGCAGGATTTTACCGAGTTTCTACAGTCCTCCACCGGTACGGTGCGACCGTTTGAGGCGGATTTTTCTAACCTTAAACTAAACG ATCGCGAACAACGTGAGCTGTACGAAGCAGCCAAATGTATCCAAAAAGCTTACCGTTCCTACAAGGGTCGCAAAAGCCGCATGGAGGAACAGGATAAAGAGCGTTCGGCAGCCGTCGTAATACAGAACTACTATCGACGGTATAAACAGTACGCGTACTATCGCCAGATGACGCAGGCCGCACTCGTCATCCAGAACGGTTACCGATCGTACTGTGAGAACAAGCGGTTCAAGAAAGCACAAACcgcccagcaacagcagcaaccggtGACGAGTAGCGAGGAGGATAAGGCTTCGGCCCAATGTCTTGAAACGTACTACCAAAACTTCCGCAAcgagcagaagcagcaacaatcgcctcagcagcaacagcagaacaaTCAGCAGGGCGGTTCCGGCTCGAAGGAGCCAAGCCCGTCCGGTCCCTTGAA ACGAACCTATTCGCAACGAACACAAAATCAGGCCGCTAGAAAGATACAGCAGTTTATGAGACAATCGAAGAACAA TACATGGGATGAGCAAATGACTAACTTG GCTACAGAGAGAACGAGCCGAAAAAGAGAGGCTGGTCCACCTACGCAGGGTGGAGTACCTCCAAAGCTTGCAGTGTCACGAACAGCCCGAGGGACAGCCTACCAACGGTCCAAGGTGAACTGA